From the Labilibaculum sp. DW002 genome, one window contains:
- a CDS encoding DUF4249 domain-containing protein, translating into MIIINVKRLLLTFLFVPLFLSCTERYSPKINGNFSVLVVDGKISNENTPIQIRLYKTISADSVTTRDSVIPEGDAFINIFSDKGDSDNFQEIEPGLYQNESSNFRGEVGASYWIKIITKDGIEYESEPEIMSPPVEITNIYGEDDKQYISKTIEQSNVKLYFDAKDQSNSVSYIKWESKEGWEWQTPFHLNVVDSLLFTSEPASVCYRQNLNNEINVYDASILDTKSMLKLPVTSILSTEQKLLFDYYLHLNVRSISSKNYQFWSHIKQINQSSGNLYDRTPGNVEGNISCCEGDHSVVGYFEVSSVSTKGKSFNREMFHTKFDYSPSECIEKSSRKIYPDTTIYYITRVGSEFGDDVFYFRPKFCYDCSFEFPITKPSFWQ; encoded by the coding sequence ATGATCATAATTAATGTAAAAAGGCTATTGTTAACCTTTCTTTTTGTCCCTTTATTTTTATCCTGTACTGAAAGATATAGTCCAAAAATAAATGGAAACTTCTCTGTTTTAGTTGTTGATGGTAAAATCTCAAACGAAAACACTCCAATTCAAATTCGTTTATACAAAACAATCTCAGCAGATTCCGTAACAACCCGAGACTCAGTAATTCCCGAAGGCGATGCCTTCATTAACATATTCAGCGACAAAGGAGATTCTGACAATTTTCAAGAAATAGAACCTGGTCTATACCAAAATGAATCATCAAATTTTCGAGGAGAAGTGGGTGCAAGTTATTGGATAAAAATAATCACAAAAGATGGTATAGAATATGAATCTGAACCGGAAATTATGTCTCCACCTGTTGAGATTACAAACATTTACGGTGAAGATGATAAACAATACATTTCTAAAACAATAGAACAAAGTAACGTTAAACTATACTTTGATGCAAAAGACCAATCGAACAGCGTAAGTTACATCAAATGGGAATCCAAGGAAGGATGGGAATGGCAAACTCCATTTCACTTAAATGTTGTGGATAGTTTATTATTTACCAGCGAACCAGCATCTGTATGTTATCGACAGAATTTAAACAATGAAATTAATGTATATGACGCTTCAATTCTGGATACCAAATCCATGCTTAAACTTCCTGTAACTTCAATACTATCAACAGAACAGAAATTGTTATTCGATTATTATTTGCACCTAAATGTTCGCTCTATTAGTTCAAAAAATTATCAATTTTGGAGTCATATTAAGCAAATAAATCAAAGCAGTGGTAACCTATACGATAGAACACCTGGTAACGTAGAAGGAAATATATCCTGTTGTGAGGGTGACCATTCTGTTGTTGGTTATTTTGAGGTTTCTTCGGTAAGCACGAAGGGCAAATCTTTCAATCGAGAAATGTTCCATACAAAATTTGATTATTCACCAAGTGAATGCATTGAAAAATCTAGTAGAAAAATTTATCCCGATACCACTATTTATTATATTACTAGGGTTGGTAGTGAATTTGGAGATGATGTTTTTTATTTTCGCCCAAAATTCTGCTACGATTGCTCTTTTGAATTTCCAATTACAAAACCATCTTTTTGGCAATAA
- a CDS encoding DUF4249 domain-containing protein: MVIIKIKRLILPFLFVPLFLSCTERYNPNINENFSVLVVDGKITNENTPIQIRLYKTISTDSVSTRDSVIPENDALINIFSDKGDSDLFQEIEPGLYQNESSNFRGQVGTSYWIKIITKDGLEYESEPEIMSPPVEIINIYGEDDQLYISKDLEQNAVKLYFDAKDQSNGANYIRWESQESWEWQTPYHLNVVDSLLFTSDPASVCYRQNLNNEINVYNASILDTKSMLKLPVTSILSTEQKLLFDYYLQINVRSISAKNYQFWDYIKKINQSSGNLYDRAPGNVEGNIYCCEGDHSVVGYFEVSSVSKKGKSFNREMFQTKFDYFPSECIEKSSIKAKPNPDYYYVSRLGSANGDIVYYYSLIYCFDCSHEFPVTKPSFWQ, from the coding sequence ATGGTCATAATTAAAATAAAAAGATTAATACTTCCCTTTCTTTTTGTCCCTTTATTTTTATCCTGTACAGAAAGATATAACCCAAACATAAATGAAAATTTTTCCGTTTTGGTTGTTGATGGAAAGATCACAAACGAAAATACGCCCATTCAAATTCGATTATACAAAACAATTTCAACAGACTCTGTCTCAACAAGAGATTCCGTTATTCCTGAAAATGATGCATTAATTAACATATTTAGCGATAAAGGAGATTCTGACTTATTCCAAGAAATAGAACCTGGTTTATACCAAAATGAATCCTCAAATTTTCGAGGCCAAGTAGGTACTAGTTATTGGATAAAAATAATCACAAAAGATGGTTTAGAATATGAGTCCGAACCGGAAATCATGTCTCCTCCAGTAGAGATTATAAATATTTATGGTGAAGATGATCAGCTGTACATTTCTAAAGATCTAGAACAAAATGCCGTTAAACTATACTTTGATGCAAAAGACCAATCGAACGGTGCAAACTATATCAGATGGGAATCGCAAGAAAGTTGGGAATGGCAAACTCCGTATCATTTAAATGTTGTTGATAGCTTATTATTTACAAGCGATCCAGCTTCTGTATGTTATCGACAGAATTTAAACAATGAAATTAATGTATATAACGCTTCAATTTTGGATACCAAATCCATGCTTAAACTTCCTGTAACATCAATACTATCAACAGAACAAAAATTATTATTTGATTATTATTTACAAATAAATGTCCGTTCCATTAGCGCTAAAAATTATCAATTTTGGGATTATATTAAGAAAATAAATCAAAGTAGTGGTAATCTTTATGATAGAGCACCTGGCAATGTAGAAGGAAATATATACTGCTGCGAGGGTGACCATTCTGTAGTTGGCTATTTTGAGGTGTCTTCAGTAAGCAAAAAGGGCAAATCATTTAATCGAGAAATGTTTCAAACAAAATTTGATTATTTCCCATCAGAATGTATCGAAAAATCCAGTATAAAAGCCAAACCTAACCCCGACTACTATTACGTCTCTAGGTTAGGATCTGCTAATGGAGATATCGTTTATTACTATAGCTTAATATACTGCTTTGATTGTTCTCATGAATTCCCAGTCACAAAACCATCTTTTTGGCAATAA
- a CDS encoding NfeD family protein, which produces MELELWHMWLLLTVGLFVIEIFISNFISICFGIGALLTGIIAYLNFSITEQIIVFAAFSFLSLFIIKPFIKKHSFSNQYIPELNQAKLIGREAIVMEEINDRKNIGRIIISGSTWKAKSQFGEVIPKDSFVEVLNIKQSIITVKSI; this is translated from the coding sequence ATGGAATTAGAACTTTGGCACATGTGGTTACTATTAACAGTAGGCCTTTTTGTGATTGAAATATTTATTTCAAATTTTATTTCAATTTGCTTTGGAATAGGGGCATTACTAACGGGAATAATCGCTTATTTAAACTTCTCAATAACAGAACAAATTATTGTTTTTGCTGCATTTTCCTTTCTATCCTTATTTATTATAAAACCATTCATAAAAAAACACTCCTTTAGCAATCAGTACATACCAGAATTAAATCAAGCAAAATTAATTGGCAGAGAGGCTATTGTTATGGAAGAAATCAATGACAGAAAAAACATTGGACGTATAATAATCTCTGGCTCAACGTGGAAAGCCAAATCTCAATTTGGAGAGGTAATCCCAAAAGATTCGTTTGTAGAGGTATTAAATATTAAGCAATCAATTATTACTGTTAAGTCAATATAA
- a CDS encoding acyl-CoA dehydrogenase family protein, with protein MRNPYIRENHNRIREKVKEFAEKEVRPLAFELDEKEEFSTHLTKRMGELGLFGIYLPKKYGGQQTDYLSLLIAIEEIAKVDASQASTLAAHNSLGIGPIYYFGTEDQKEKYLPQLTSGNFVWAFGLTEDNAGSDSRGTESTGDLLDDNWIINGSKKFISNASSNSSLGVSLQVVTANDNGKKELSAILVERSTEGFEAEPIKRKMMWRASDTAQLNFTNCKVPKQNLLGNLGEGSRIMLQTLDSGRLTIAAMGLGLAQGAYELALSYSKKREQFGKPISKFQAISFKLADMATKIEAARNLLYHACWLKDNGHEFGKEAAMAKLYCSEIAQEIANEAVQIHGAHGLIKESEVERFYRDQRILQIGEGTSEILKLVISRHIGC; from the coding sequence ATGAGAAATCCATATATAAGAGAAAATCATAATCGCATTAGGGAAAAAGTAAAAGAATTTGCTGAAAAAGAGGTGAGGCCTTTGGCTTTTGAATTAGATGAAAAGGAAGAATTTAGCACTCACCTTACGAAAAGGATGGGGGAATTAGGTTTGTTTGGAATTTACTTGCCAAAAAAATATGGTGGACAACAGACAGATTATCTGTCTTTGCTTATCGCAATTGAAGAAATTGCAAAAGTGGATGCTTCTCAGGCGTCAACATTGGCTGCTCATAATTCATTGGGAATTGGTCCCATTTATTATTTTGGTACGGAAGATCAAAAGGAAAAGTATTTACCACAATTAACATCTGGAAATTTTGTTTGGGCGTTTGGTTTAACCGAAGATAACGCAGGATCGGACTCAAGAGGAACAGAATCGACTGGAGATTTGCTTGATGATAATTGGATTATTAATGGTAGTAAAAAGTTCATATCAAACGCTTCTTCCAATTCATCTTTAGGAGTAAGTCTTCAAGTAGTAACTGCGAATGATAATGGAAAAAAAGAATTATCTGCTATATTAGTAGAACGAAGCACTGAAGGTTTCGAAGCTGAGCCAATAAAAAGGAAGATGATGTGGAGAGCATCTGATACTGCTCAATTAAATTTTACCAATTGTAAAGTCCCAAAACAGAATTTACTTGGTAATTTAGGAGAAGGATCTAGAATCATGCTTCAAACATTAGATTCGGGAAGATTAACGATAGCAGCTATGGGACTTGGATTGGCGCAAGGAGCATATGAGTTGGCGTTAAGTTATTCTAAAAAACGAGAGCAATTTGGGAAGCCAATTTCAAAATTTCAGGCCATTAGTTTTAAGTTAGCCGATATGGCCACAAAGATTGAGGCGGCTAGAAATTTATTATATCATGCATGTTGGTTAAAAGACAATGGGCATGAGTTTGGAAAAGAAGCTGCAATGGCAAAGCTTTATTGCTCGGAAATTGCGCAAGAGATTGCGAACGAAGCAGTGCAAATTCATGGTGCTCATGGATTAATTAAAGAATCGGAGGTAGAGCGTTTTTATCGTGATCAACGAATCTTGCAAATTGGTGAAGGCACCTCGGAAATACTGAAATTGGTTATTTCAAGACATATTGGTTGTTAA
- a CDS encoding isopentenyl-diphosphate delta-isomerase, with translation MADRKKDHIELAFQSQIEEALIDERFHYEPLLSAHPIIEDTSFTFLGKSMQTPIWVSSMTGGTELAGKINRNLARACAEFGMGMGLGSCRSLLDSDEYFSDFDVRDIIGEDLPLYANLGICQLEELIQTKKISKVIRLVGRLRADGLIIHINPMQEWLQPEGDRISKSPLESIEFLLEEVDFPIIVKEVGQGMGPESLRALLRLPLQAIEFAAFGGTNFAKIELMRNPNLQVQLFDPLTNIGHSASQMINWVNDIVENDEQVKCKEIIISGGVQNFLDGYYLMEKSNLSAIYGQASGLLKYAKESYDDLKAYLESQRKGIQLSRSFLRVRK, from the coding sequence ATGGCAGACAGAAAAAAAGATCACATCGAATTGGCATTTCAATCTCAAATTGAGGAAGCGCTTATCGATGAGCGATTTCATTACGAACCTTTATTAAGTGCTCATCCTATCATAGAAGATACTTCTTTTACTTTCTTGGGTAAGAGTATGCAAACACCTATTTGGGTGTCTAGCATGACGGGTGGAACTGAATTAGCAGGTAAGATCAACCGAAATTTAGCACGTGCATGTGCCGAATTTGGTATGGGAATGGGATTGGGTTCTTGTCGTTCTTTATTAGATAGTGATGAGTATTTCTCTGATTTTGATGTTCGTGATATTATAGGAGAAGATTTACCACTTTATGCAAATCTTGGCATTTGTCAGCTTGAGGAACTAATTCAAACAAAGAAAATCAGTAAAGTTATTAGGCTTGTTGGTCGCTTACGCGCCGATGGATTAATCATTCACATTAACCCTATGCAGGAATGGTTGCAGCCAGAAGGTGATCGTATTTCGAAATCTCCATTAGAAAGTATAGAATTCCTTTTAGAGGAAGTAGATTTTCCAATTATTGTGAAAGAGGTTGGACAAGGAATGGGACCAGAAAGTTTACGAGCACTATTACGTTTACCACTTCAGGCAATTGAATTTGCAGCTTTTGGAGGCACCAATTTTGCCAAAATAGAATTGATGCGTAACCCAAATTTACAGGTGCAGTTGTTTGATCCTCTGACTAATATTGGACATTCTGCAAGTCAGATGATTAATTGGGTAAATGATATTGTTGAAAATGATGAGCAGGTGAAATGTAAAGAAATTATCATATCGGGAGGAGTGCAAAACTTTTTAGATGGTTATTATCTTATGGAGAAATCAAATCTTTCAGCCATCTACGGACAAGCATCGGGCCTTTTAAAATATGCAAAGGAATCATACGATGATTTAAAAGCTTATCTAGAATCTCAAAGAAAAGGAATTCAACTTTCGAGAAGTTTTTTACGAGTTAGAAAATAA
- a CDS encoding hydroxymethylglutaryl-CoA reductase, degradative, translated as MKRKTIISGFSKLSREEKMEKMAELTGSAERIRSQLDSFRLKNKAQQDLLDEISENTISNFYLPFGVAPNFMINNHLYHIPMVIEESSVIAAASRSAKFWASHGGFNARVVSVIKSGQVHFIWKGSNEKLNDILPELKFELYRDTKELTRNMRQRGGGIQGIQLVNKCDEMDHYYQLHVTFDTADSMGANFINSCLEKMAQSLKKFFRNYEGLPEAERECEVIMSILSNYTPDCIVECSVECSLDELNEIHPGISGKEFANKFLMASKIAELDVYRAATHNKGIFNGVDAVALATGNDFRAIEANGHVFASQTGKYKSLTQASVSHNRFRYQLTMPLSLGTVGGLTSLHPLAKFGLELLGKPSAKELMMITAAAGLANNFGALRSLVTTGIQQGHMKMHLSNLLNALKADYEEKKQALEYFAHKTVSHSEVEAFIKSLRTKLQ; from the coding sequence ATGAAGCGAAAAACAATTATTTCAGGTTTTTCCAAATTATCTCGAGAAGAGAAGATGGAGAAAATGGCCGAATTAACAGGCAGTGCTGAGAGAATTAGATCTCAACTGGATAGTTTTCGACTGAAAAATAAGGCGCAACAAGATCTATTGGATGAGATTAGTGAGAATACAATTTCAAACTTTTACCTTCCATTTGGAGTCGCTCCTAATTTCATGATCAACAATCATTTGTATCATATTCCAATGGTTATTGAAGAAAGCTCAGTAATTGCTGCAGCCTCACGTTCTGCTAAATTTTGGGCTAGTCATGGTGGTTTTAATGCTAGAGTTGTATCGGTAATAAAATCAGGACAAGTTCATTTTATTTGGAAAGGCAGTAATGAAAAGCTAAATGACATATTACCTGAACTAAAATTTGAATTGTATCGTGATACAAAAGAATTAACCCGCAATATGCGTCAGCGTGGTGGTGGAATTCAAGGTATTCAATTGGTAAATAAATGTGACGAAATGGATCATTATTACCAGCTGCATGTAACATTCGATACGGCCGATTCGATGGGAGCCAATTTTATAAATTCTTGCTTAGAGAAAATGGCTCAAAGTCTTAAAAAATTCTTTCGGAATTACGAAGGCTTGCCCGAAGCGGAAAGAGAATGTGAAGTAATCATGTCTATTCTTTCGAATTATACACCCGACTGCATTGTAGAATGTTCGGTTGAGTGCAGTTTAGATGAATTAAATGAAATCCATCCGGGTATTAGCGGAAAGGAATTTGCAAATAAATTTTTAATGGCCTCAAAAATTGCTGAGCTAGATGTTTATCGGGCAGCAACGCATAACAAGGGAATTTTTAATGGCGTTGATGCTGTAGCATTGGCAACAGGGAACGATTTTCGTGCAATTGAAGCAAATGGCCATGTATTTGCCTCGCAGACAGGTAAATACAAAAGTTTAACGCAGGCTAGCGTGTCTCATAATCGATTTAGATATCAGTTAACGATGCCTTTGTCGCTTGGTACTGTTGGTGGATTAACGAGTTTACATCCTTTGGCAAAATTTGGCTTGGAATTGCTTGGAAAACCTTCGGCAAAAGAGTTAATGATGATTACGGCTGCGGCAGGTTTGGCAAATAATTTTGGAGCGTTACGGTCATTGGTGACAACAGGAATTCAGCAAGGACACATGAAAATGCATTTGTCTAATTTATTAAATGCTTTAAAAGCAGATTACGAAGAAAAGAAGCAAGCATTGGAATACTTTGCTCATAAAACTGTTTCGCATAGCGAGGTAGAAGCTTTTATTAAATCACTACGAACTAAGCTACAATAA
- a CDS encoding GYDIA family GHMP kinase encodes MKPLHKYYSNAKFLLTGEYLILHGALALAIPLKFGQILEVYPSENENLEWLAMEKGKTWLSFSIAMDEINKQTTKGHDEKDFVCFLLNKAKGLNPSFLTDVSVKIKTEINFDRNWGLGSSSTLINNIAQWAEVNPYELHSLVSNGSGYDVACANYCKPILFRRNGNHPLIYPVDFNPEFLNNLYFVYLGKKQKSEESVRAFLDSNELNQEQLDQVSKLSKDFLYSANEQVFDSVVQDHEKMISELLNQDCVREKHFADFKGSIKSLGAWGGDFVLVRSDLKKRDVQSYFFKKGLTNIFSWKEMILGAN; translated from the coding sequence TTGAAACCACTTCATAAATATTATTCGAACGCAAAATTTTTACTTACAGGTGAATACCTTATTTTACATGGGGCTTTGGCTTTAGCCATTCCTTTAAAGTTTGGACAAATATTAGAGGTGTATCCATCCGAAAATGAAAATCTGGAATGGCTTGCCATGGAAAAAGGTAAGACTTGGTTAAGTTTCTCAATAGCGATGGATGAGATAAATAAACAAACAACAAAAGGTCATGATGAAAAGGATTTTGTTTGCTTTTTATTGAATAAGGCGAAAGGATTAAACCCGTCTTTTTTAACGGATGTATCTGTCAAAATAAAGACTGAAATTAATTTCGATCGGAATTGGGGCTTGGGAAGTAGTTCTACTTTAATAAATAATATTGCACAATGGGCTGAGGTGAATCCATATGAATTGCATTCTTTGGTTTCGAACGGTTCTGGCTACGATGTTGCTTGTGCAAATTATTGCAAACCAATTTTATTCAGAAGAAATGGTAATCATCCATTAATTTATCCAGTCGATTTTAATCCAGAATTTTTAAATAATTTGTACTTCGTTTATTTAGGTAAAAAACAAAAAAGTGAGGAGTCTGTTCGTGCTTTTTTGGACTCTAATGAGTTGAACCAAGAGCAATTGGATCAAGTTTCTAAATTGAGTAAAGATTTCTTGTATTCAGCGAATGAACAAGTGTTTGATTCTGTTGTTCAAGATCATGAAAAAATGATTTCTGAGTTATTAAATCAAGATTGCGTTAGGGAAAAACACTTTGCTGATTTTAAAGGATCAATAAAATCTCTAGGTGCATGGGGAGGCGATTTTGTTTTGGTTAGGAGTGATTTGAAAAAAAGAGATGTGCAATCTTATTTTTTTAAAAAAGGATTGACAAATATATTTTCTTGGAAAGAAATGATTCTGGGAGCGAACTAA
- the mvaD gene encoding diphosphomevalonate decarboxylase, with amino-acid sequence MKNNTISGSICWESPSNIALVKYWGKKGNQLPCNPSISMSLKNSITRTKLDYEPKKAGDQLSFLFEGKRETSFEKRIVKWFDSLAKEFDFLSGFTFSIYSENTFPHSTGIASSASAMSSLALCLCSLEEVVRGVSLNESEFFQKASRIARLGSGSASRSVYGGFAAWGESKVLSKSSDEFAVSFSDHVNPIFQDFQDAILLVSSEKKEVSSTVGHQLMENHPYAKARFAQANDNFEKTLGILKSGDLNAFIEILENEALSLHGLMMNSTPSFTLMKPNTLELIDRIRAFRKTHNVPLGFTLDAGPNIHLLFPKSDKKKVLPFIESELVPFLENGKYILDEAGSGPQKIKI; translated from the coding sequence ATGAAAAATAATACAATCTCAGGATCTATTTGTTGGGAAAGTCCATCCAATATTGCCTTGGTAAAGTATTGGGGGAAAAAGGGAAATCAATTGCCTTGTAATCCTTCTATCAGCATGAGTCTAAAAAACTCGATAACCAGAACGAAGTTAGATTATGAACCTAAAAAAGCAGGTGATCAATTAAGCTTTTTATTCGAAGGCAAACGAGAAACTTCATTCGAGAAACGGATTGTAAAATGGTTCGATAGCTTAGCGAAAGAATTTGACTTTTTAAGCGGTTTTACCTTCTCCATTTATTCAGAGAATACATTTCCACATTCAACAGGAATTGCTAGCTCTGCATCTGCTATGAGCTCTCTTGCGCTTTGCTTGTGTAGTTTGGAAGAAGTAGTTCGAGGTGTAAGTTTAAATGAGTCGGAATTTTTCCAGAAGGCTAGTCGAATCGCAAGATTAGGCTCGGGAAGTGCTTCAAGATCGGTTTATGGTGGTTTTGCAGCTTGGGGAGAGAGCAAAGTTTTATCGAAGAGCTCTGATGAGTTTGCAGTTTCGTTTTCGGATCATGTGAATCCAATTTTTCAAGATTTTCAGGATGCTATTCTTTTGGTAAGTTCTGAAAAGAAAGAAGTATCAAGTACTGTTGGGCATCAGCTAATGGAGAATCATCCTTATGCAAAAGCTCGATTTGCTCAAGCAAATGATAATTTTGAAAAAACTTTGGGAATATTAAAATCAGGAGATTTAAATGCTTTTATTGAAATTCTGGAAAATGAGGCCTTAAGTTTACACGGATTAATGATGAATTCCACGCCATCGTTTACCTTGATGAAACCAAATACCTTGGAGTTAATAGATCGAATAAGAGCATTTAGAAAAACACATAATGTTCCGCTTGGTTTTACTTTAGATGCAGGGCCAAATATTCATTTGCTATTTCCTAAATCAGATAAAAAGAAAGTTTTACCATTTATTGAATCAGAACTAGTCCCATTTTTGGAGAATGGAAAGTACATTCTTGATGAAGCAGGTTCGGGTCCTCAAAAAATAAAAATATAA
- a CDS encoding mevalonate kinase: MRIHPDLFYAKILLFGEYSVLLNSMGLSIPYTHFKGELSFIGEDKYTDRNFAKRSNNELLKYLEYLKGDFDTYNKLIDLQSLEKDIMKGLYFESSIPESYGLGSSGALCASLYKRYGMNTIGNSKKLKNGDIIELKTVLAQLESGFHGKSSGLDPLNSYLKVPLLIHHQNEIEQVNLPGDKFGEDSAIFLINSQKSGNTEPLVRSFLNKCEKEDYLDLMQKQLIPMNNKCILELVNGNADSFFTQLEKLSEFQYTNFSSMIPDNFLDLWKEGLETRQFWMKLCGSGGGGYLLGFTKSYSTTKDILKNKGLDIVTVYQNQ; the protein is encoded by the coding sequence GTGAGAATACATCCAGACTTATTTTATGCAAAAATATTACTCTTTGGGGAGTATAGCGTACTATTAAACTCGATGGGTTTAAGCATTCCATATACGCATTTCAAGGGAGAGTTGAGTTTTATTGGTGAAGATAAGTATACCGATCGGAATTTTGCAAAACGATCTAATAATGAGTTGCTTAAATATCTTGAATACTTAAAAGGTGATTTTGACACTTACAATAAATTGATTGATTTGCAGTCTCTTGAAAAAGATATCATGAAAGGTTTGTATTTTGAGTCGAGCATACCAGAGAGTTATGGTTTGGGAAGCTCAGGTGCGTTGTGTGCGTCTTTGTACAAGCGTTATGGAATGAATACGATTGGCAATAGCAAGAAACTAAAGAATGGTGATATTATCGAGTTAAAAACAGTTTTAGCTCAATTGGAATCCGGTTTTCATGGCAAGAGTTCAGGTTTGGACCCTTTAAATTCCTATCTCAAAGTACCTTTGTTGATTCACCATCAGAATGAAATTGAACAAGTAAATTTGCCTGGAGATAAATTTGGTGAAGACAGCGCCATTTTTCTAATTAACTCTCAAAAATCAGGTAATACGGAACCATTGGTTCGTTCTTTTCTAAACAAGTGTGAAAAGGAGGATTACCTTGATTTAATGCAGAAACAATTAATACCGATGAATAACAAGTGTATTTTGGAATTGGTGAATGGTAATGCAGACTCTTTTTTCACACAATTGGAAAAGCTCTCTGAATTTCAATACACAAATTTTTCATCGATGATTCCTGATAATTTTCTTGATCTTTGGAAAGAAGGTCTGGAAACACGCCAATTTTGGATGAAATTGTGTGGATCAGGTGGAGGAGGTTATTTATTAGGCTTTACCAAAAGTTACTCCACAACAAAAGACATTTTAAAAAATAAGGGATTGGATATTGTTACGGTTTATCAGAATCAGTAA